A DNA window from Acropora palmata chromosome 12, jaAcrPala1.3, whole genome shotgun sequence contains the following coding sequences:
- the LOC141859401 gene encoding uncharacterized protein LOC141859401, producing the protein MDDKTGKEKASNNRGTDFHSRGESEKAIECHEKDLEIAIEIGDRAGEGNAYGNLGDAYRLLGDLRRAIEYHEKNSRLAIEIGDRAREGEAYGNLGCAYDSMGDFPKAIEYHEKYLKLAIEIGDLDGKGRAIGGLGNAYDSLGDFRKAIEYHENALKIAQEIDDQEGEGVAYGNLGNAFFSLGDFRKAIECHEKHLKIAMEIGLLGGEGTAYGNIGNAYHALADFQKAIEYHQRALQIATDIADREGEGSAYGNLGNACNSLGDFLKALDYHEKHLQIARDIGHRAGEGTAYGNLGYTYRSLGNFRRAIEYHEKDLKIAKEIGDRAGKGKAYGNLGNAYQSLGDYPKAIDYHEKYLKITKEIGDRAGEGEAYGNLGNAYQSLGDFQKAIEYHKKHLKIAKEIGDRAGKGKAYGNLGIAYDSLGDYRKAIEYHEKHLKIAKEIGDRAGEGKAYGNLGIAYDSLGDYRKAIDYHEKRLKIAKEIGDRAGEGGAYGNLGNAYQSLGDYRKAIDYHEKRLKIAKEIGDRAGEGKAYGNLGIAYDSLGDYRKAIDYHEKRLKIAKEIGDRAGEGGAYGNLGNAYQSLGDYRKAIDYHEKRLKIAKQIGDRAGEGRACGNLGIAYKSLGDYRKAIEYHEKGLKIGIEIGDRAGEGRTYGNLGIAYDSLGDYRKAIEYHEKHLKIAKEIGDRAGEGRAYGNLGIAYDSLGDYRKAIEYHEKRLKIAKEIGDRAGEGGAYGNLGIAYQSLGDFQKAIEYHEKRLKIAKEIGDRAGEGGAYGNLGNAYQSLGDYRKAIEYHEKRLKIGIEIGDRAGEGRAYGNLGVAYKSLGDYRKAIEYHEKRLKIAKEIGDRAGEGGAYGNLGIAYESLGDYRKAIEYHEKHLKIAKEIGDRAGKGRAYGNLGIAYDSLGDYRKAIEYHEKGLKIGIEIGDRAGEGRTYGNLGIAYKSLGDYRKAIEYHEKHLKIAKEIGDRAGEGRAYGNLGIAYESLGDYRKAIEYHEKHLKTAKEIGDRVGEGRAFGNLGNACDALGDYQRAFEYHEKHLKIAKQIGDWAGEGGAYGNLGTA; encoded by the coding sequence ATGGATGACAagacaggaaaagaaaaagcctctAACAATCGCGGTACAGATTTCCACTCACGGGGTGAATCggaaaaagccatcgagtgtcatgaaaaagatttggaaattgcaatagaaatcggtgatcgggccggagaaggaaacgcttatggaaatctcggtgaCGCTTACCGCTTACTGGGTGACTTACGAAgagccattgaatatcatgaaaagaATTCGAGACTTGCAATAGAAATAGGTGATCGGGCCAGAGAAGGagaagcctatggaaatctcggttgcGCTTACGACTCAATGGGTGACTTCCCCAAAGcaattgagtatcatgaaaaatatcttaaacttgcaatagaaatcggtgaccTAGACGGAAAAGGAAGGGCCATTGGAGGCCTCGGTAATGCCTACGACTCACTAGGTGatttccgaaaagccattgagtatcatgaaaatgctttaaaaattgcacaagaaatcgatGATCAAGAAGGCGAAGGAgtagcctatggaaatctcggtaatgctttcttttcattgggtgacttccgaaaagccattgagtgtcatgaaaaacatttgaaaattgcaatggaaatCGGTCTTCTAggcggagaaggaacagcctatggaaatatcGGTAATGCCTACCACGCACTGGCAGACTTTCagaaagccattgagtatcaccAAAGAGCccttcaaattgcaacagaTATCGCTGATCGAGAAGGAGAAGGATcggcctatggaaatctcggcaaTGCTTGCAActcattgggtgacttcctAAAAGCTCTTGAttaccatgaaaaacatttgcaaattgCAAGAGACATCGGTCATCGAGCCGGggaaggaacagcctatggaaatctcggttatACGTACCGTTCACTAGGCAACTTCCGAAgagccattgaatatcatgaaaaagatttaaaaattgcaaaagaaatcggtgatcgggccggaaaaggaaaagcctatggaaacctcggtaatgcttaccagtcgctgggtgactatccaaaagccattgactatcatgaaaaatatttgaaaattacaaaagaaatcggtgatcgggccggagaaggagaagcctatggaaatctcggtaatgcttaccagtcactaggtgactttcaaaaagccattgaatatcataaaaaacatttgaaaattgcaaaagaaatcggtgatcgggctggaaaaggaaaagcctatggaaatctcggtattgcttacgattcactgggtgactatcgaaaagccattgagtatcatgaaaaacatttgaaaattgcaaaagaaatcggtgatcgggctggagaaggaaaagcctatggaaatctcggtattgcttacgattcactgggtgactatcgaaaagccattgactatcatgaaaaacgtttgaaaattgcaaaagaaatcggtgatcgtgccggagaaggaggcgcctatggaaatctcggtaatgcttaccagtcactaggtgactatcgaaaagccattgactatcatgaaaaacgtttgaaaattgcaaaagaaatcggtgatcgggctggagaaggaaaagcctatggaaatctcggtattgcttacgattcactgggtgactatcgaaaagccattgactatcatgaaaaacgtttgaaaattgcaaaagaaatcggtgatcgtgccggagaaggaggagcctatggaaatctcggtaatgcttaccagtcactaggtgactatcgaaaagccattgactatcatgaaaaacgtttgaaaattgcaaaacaaatcggtgatcgggctggagaaggaagagcctgtggaaatctcggtattgcttacaagtcactgggtgactatcgaaaagccattgagtatcatgaaaaaggtttgaaaattggaatagaaatcggtgatcgtgccggagaaggaaggacctatggaaatctcggtattgcttacgattcactgggtgactatcgaaaagccattgagtatcatgaaaaacatttgaaaattgcaaaagaaatcggtgatcgggccggagaaggaagagcctatggaaatctcggtattgcttacgattcactgggtgactatcgaaaagccattgagtatcatgaaaaacgtttgaaaattgcaaaagaaatcggtgatcgtgccggagaaggaggagcctatggaaatctcggtattgcttaccagtcactaggtgactttcaaaaagccattgaatatcatgaaaaacgtttgaaaatagcaaaagaaatcggtgatcgtgccggagaaggaggagcctatggaaatctcggtaatgcttaccagtcactaggtgactatcgaaaagccattgagtatcatgaaaaacgtttgaaaattggaatagaaatcggtgatcgtgccggagaaggaagagcctatggaaatctcggtgttgcttacaagtcactgggtgactatcgaaaagccattgagtatcatgaaaaacgtttgaaaattgcaaaagaaatcggtgatcgggctggagaaggaggagcctatggaaatctcggtattgcttacgagtcactgggtgactatcgaaaagccattgagtatcatgaaaaacatttgaaaattgcaaaagaaatcggtgatcgggctggaaaaggaagagcctatggaaatctcggtattgcttacgattcactgggtgactatcgaaaagccattgagtatcatgaaaaaggtttgaaaattggaatagaaatcggtgatcgtgccggagaaggaaggacctatggaaatctcggtattgcttacaagtcactgggtgactatcgaaaagccattgagtatcatgaaaaacatttgaaaattgcaaaagaaatcggtgatcgggctggagaaggaagagcctatggaaatctcggtattgcttacgagtcactgggtgactatcgaaaagccattgagtatcatgagaaacatttgaaaactgcaaaagaaatcggtgatcgggtcggagaaggaagagcctttggaaatctcggtaatgcctGCGAtgcactgggtgactatcaaagagcctttgagtatcatgaaaaacatttaaaaattgcaaaacaaatcggCGACtgggctggagaaggaggagcctatggaaatctggGCACAGCTTAG